The proteins below come from a single Ochotona princeps isolate mOchPri1 chromosome 6, mOchPri1.hap1, whole genome shotgun sequence genomic window:
- the LOC101528401 gene encoding olfactory receptor 10G3 has translation MDNVTNTLLTEFILIGIPYPLRLRTFLFVFFLLIYILTQLGNLIILITVWADPQLHARPMYIFLGVLSIIDMSISSIIVPRLMMNFTPGIKPIPFSGCITQLYFYHFLGSSQCFLYTLMAYDRYLAICRPLHYPVLMTAQRSALLVAGVWVAGSIHGALQAVLTFRLPYCGPNQVDYFFCDIPAVLRLACADTTVNELVTFVDIGVVVASCFSLILLSYIQISRAILRIRTADGRRRAFSTCGAHVTVVTVYYVPCAFVYLRPEINNPLSEAAALFPTAITPFLNPLIYTLRNQEVKLALRRRMGGSRTK, from the coding sequence ATGGACAACGTCACTAACACCCTGCTAACTGAGTTCATCCTCATCGGCATTCCCTACCCGCTCAGACTCAGGACATTCCTCTTTGTGTTCTTTTTGCTCATCTACATCCTGACACAGTTGGGGAACCTGATCATCCTCATCACTGTCTGGGCAGACCCACAGCTCCACGCCCGACCCATGTACATCTTTCTTGGTGTCCTCTCCATCATTGACATGAGCATCTCGTCCATCATCGTCCCTCGCCTCATGATGAACTTCACCCCAGGCATCAAACCCATCCCATTCAGTGGCTGCATCACCCAGCTTTATTTCTATCACTTCCTGGGCAGCTCCCAGTGCTTCCTCTACACCTTGATGGCCTATGACAGGTACCTGGCCATCTGCCGGCCCCTGCACTACCCAGTGCTCATGACTGCTCAGCGGAGCGCTTTGCTTGTAGCTGGGGTTTGGGTGGCTGGCTCCATTCATGGAGCTCTCCAGGCTGTACTCACCTTCCGCCTGCCCTACTGTGGGCCCAACCAAGTAGATTACTTCTTCTGTGACATCCCTGCAGTTCTAAGACTGGCCTGTGCTGACACCACAGTCAATGAGCTGGTGACCTTCGTGGACATTGGAGTGGTGGTGGCCAGTTGCTTCTCCCTGATCCTTCTCTCCTACATTCAGATCAGTCGGGCCATTCTGAGGATCCGGACAGCTGATGGGCGGCGTCGGGCCTTCTCAACCTGTGGAGCCCACGTAACTGTGGTCACTGTGTACTACGTGCCCTGTGCCTTTGTCTACCTGAGGCCTGAGATTAACAACCCCCTGAGCGAGGCTGCAGCCCTGTTCCCCACCGCCATCACGCCTTTCCTCAACCCCCTCATCTACACGCTGCGGAACCAGGAAGTGAAGCTGGCTCTGAGGAGGAGGATGGGCGGTTCAAGGACCAAGTGA
- the LOC101535763 gene encoding olfactory receptor 10G2, with protein sequence MGKTKNTSLDNMVTDFILLGLPHPPKLRILLFLVFLIIYILTQLGNLLILLTVWADPKLHARPMYILLGVLSLLDMWLSSVIVPRIFLNFTPASKAVPFGGCVAQLYFFHFLGSTQCFLYTLMAYDRYLAICQPLRYPVLMNGRLCTILVAGAWVAGSIHGSIQATLTFRLPYCGPNQVDYFFCDIPAVLRLACADTTVNELVTFVDIGVVAASCFMLILLSYANIVHAILKIRTADGRRRAFSTCGSHLTVVTVYYVPCIFIYLRPGSKSPLDGAVAVFYTVVTPLLNPLIYTLRNQDVKSALRRMAAGRGAVNEKK encoded by the coding sequence ATGGGAAAGACCAAAAACACATCACTGGACAACATGGTAACTGACTTCATTCTCCTGGGCTTGCCTCACCCTCCAAAACTGAGAATcctcctcttcctggtcttcctcaTCATCTACATCCTCACTCAGTTGGGAAACCTGCTCATTCTGCTCACCGTGTGGGCTGACCCCAAGCTCCATGCCCGCCCCATGTACATTCTGCTCGGTGTACTGTCCTTACTGGACATGTGGCTCTCCTCCGTCATTGTTCCTCGAATTTTTCTAAACTTCACTCCTGCCAGCAAGGCTGTGCCATTTGGGGGCTGTGTGGCTCAActctatttctttcatttcttgggAAGTACCCAGTGCTTCCTCTACACCTTGATGGCCTATGACAGGTACCTGGCCATATGCCAACCCCTGCGCTACCCTGTACTCATGAATGGGAGGTTGTGCACCATCCTTGTGGCAGGAGCATGGGTGGCTGGCTCCATCCATGGCTCCATCCAAGCCACCCTGACCTTCCGCCTGCCATACTGTGGACCCAATCAGGTAGATTATTTTTTCTGTGACATTCCTGCCGTGTTGAGACTGGCCTGTGCTGACACAACTGTCAATGAGCTAGTGACTTTTGTGGACATTGGGGTGGTGGCTGCCAGTTGCTTCATGCTCATTCTGCTCTCCTATGCCAACATAGTCCATGCCATCCTGAAGATACGCACTGCTGATGGGAGGCGCCGagccttctccacctgtggctcccACCTCACTGTGGTCACAGTCTATTATGTCCCCTGTATCTTCATCTATCTCCGGCCAGGCTCCAAGAGTCCACTGGATGGGGCAGTGGCTGTGTTTTACACGGTTGTCACTCCCTTACTGAACCCCCTCATCTACACCCTGAGAAACCAGGATGTGAAGTCTGCTCTaaggaggatggcagcaggtaGAGGAGCTGTGAATGAGAAAAAGTAA